A window of Dissulfurirhabdus thermomarina contains these coding sequences:
- the dksA gene encoding RNA polymerase-binding protein DksA has product MEREQLEYFRRLLEEKLAELLGEADKTLEEMTDQDDRFPDPTDRATVESDRNFELRIRDRERKLIRKIQKALERIEDGTYGICEECEEEIGFKRLEARPVTTLCIECKSKQEQEEKAKGL; this is encoded by the coding sequence ATGGAAAGGGAGCAGTTGGAGTACTTCCGCCGGTTGCTGGAGGAGAAGCTCGCGGAGCTCCTGGGGGAGGCGGACAAGACCCTCGAGGAGATGACCGATCAGGACGACCGGTTCCCGGATCCCACCGACCGGGCCACCGTGGAGTCCGACCGGAACTTCGAGCTGCGGATCCGCGACAGGGAGCGGAAGCTCATCCGCAAGATCCAGAAGGCCCTGGAACGGATCGAAGACGGGACCTACGGGATCTGCGAGGAGTGCGAGGAAGAGATCGGCTTCAAGCGGCTCGAGGCCCGGCCCGTCACCACCCTCTGCATCGAGTGCAAGTCCAAGCAGGAGCAGGAAGAGAAGGCCAAGGGCCTTTGA
- the moaC gene encoding cyclic pyranopterin monophosphate synthase MoaC — MTAFTHIDAQGQARMVDVSGKPATVREAVARGRVRLGERAFELLVRGEIPKGDVLAVARVAGIMAAKRVDQLIPLCHPLPVEAVEVHFEALAGEHAVEVEARVRTRAATGVEMEALTAVSVAALAIYDMCKSVDKGMTIETVHLVRKSGGKSGDWER; from the coding sequence ATGACCGCGTTCACCCACATCGACGCCCAGGGCCAGGCCCGGATGGTGGACGTCTCGGGCAAGCCCGCCACGGTGCGCGAGGCCGTGGCCCGGGGGCGGGTCCGGCTCGGGGAGCGGGCCTTCGAGCTCTTGGTGCGGGGCGAGATCCCCAAGGGAGACGTCCTGGCCGTGGCGCGGGTGGCGGGCATCATGGCCGCCAAGCGGGTGGACCAGCTCATCCCCCTCTGCCACCCCCTGCCCGTGGAGGCGGTGGAGGTCCACTTCGAGGCCCTGGCCGGAGAGCACGCCGTGGAGGTGGAGGCGCGGGTGCGGACCCGGGCCGCCACCGGGGTCGAGATGGAGGCCCTCACGGCGGTGTCCGTGGCCGCCCTCGCCATCTACGACATGTGCAAGTCCGTGGACAAGGGCATGACCATCGAGACGGTCCACCTGGTCCGGAAGTCCGGCGGCAAGAGCGGCGACTGGGAGCGGTGA
- the dnaJ gene encoding molecular chaperone DnaJ, which produces MKRDYYEILGVARTASAEEIKKAYRALALKYHPDRNPGDKEAEERFKEAAEAYEVLRDPDKRRAYDLHGHEGVAGTGFHGFGGYDDIFSAFSEIFEDFFGFSHRPGGRAGTGPEPGADLRYDLQVSFRDAVRGAETEVSLSRRETCPDCNGTGMGAESRKSVCRLCGGRGQVVRTEGFFRVASTCPGCQGRGFAVLDPCRTCRGEGRVTRRRKVAVRIPAGVDTGSRLRLRGEGEGGLRGGPPGDLYIVIHVKPHDIFERRGRDVFCRLPVSVVQAALGADLEVPTLDGTEALSIPAGTQTGDVFRLKGLGAPDLRGFGTGDQVVEVTVVTPTRLTDRQRELLEEFDRIEKEKDEGGFFRKIFHAGSGR; this is translated from the coding sequence ATGAAGCGCGACTACTACGAGATACTCGGCGTCGCCCGGACGGCCTCCGCCGAGGAGATCAAGAAGGCCTACCGGGCCCTGGCGCTCAAGTACCATCCCGACCGGAACCCCGGCGACAAGGAGGCCGAGGAGCGGTTCAAGGAGGCGGCGGAGGCCTACGAGGTGCTCCGCGATCCGGACAAGCGCCGGGCCTACGACCTCCACGGCCACGAGGGGGTGGCCGGCACCGGCTTCCATGGCTTCGGCGGCTACGACGACATCTTCAGCGCCTTCAGCGAGATCTTCGAGGACTTCTTCGGCTTCTCCCACCGCCCGGGCGGCCGGGCGGGGACGGGTCCCGAGCCGGGCGCCGACCTCCGCTACGACCTCCAGGTCTCCTTCCGCGACGCGGTCCGGGGGGCCGAGACCGAGGTCTCCCTCTCCCGGCGCGAGACGTGCCCGGACTGTAACGGCACCGGGATGGGCGCGGAGAGCCGGAAGTCCGTCTGCCGCCTCTGCGGCGGCCGGGGCCAGGTGGTCCGGACCGAGGGCTTCTTCCGGGTGGCCTCCACATGCCCGGGGTGCCAGGGGCGGGGGTTCGCGGTTCTCGACCCGTGCCGCACCTGCCGCGGCGAGGGCCGGGTGACCCGGCGCCGGAAGGTGGCCGTCCGGATCCCGGCCGGCGTGGACACCGGCTCCCGGCTCCGCCTCCGGGGCGAGGGCGAGGGCGGGCTTCGCGGGGGGCCGCCGGGCGACCTCTACATCGTCATCCACGTGAAGCCCCACGACATCTTCGAGCGGCGGGGGCGGGACGTCTTCTGCCGGCTGCCGGTCTCCGTGGTCCAGGCCGCCCTCGGGGCCGACCTGGAGGTCCCGACCCTGGACGGGACGGAGGCCCTCTCCATCCCGGCCGGGACCCAGACCGGCGACGTCTTCCGGCTCAAGGGCCTCGGGGCCCCCGACCTCAGGGGGTTCGGCACCGGGGACCAGGTGGTGGAGGTGACGGTGGTGACCCCCACCCGGCTCACCGACCGCCAGCGGGAGCTCCTGGAGGAGTTCGATCGGATCGAGAAGGAGAAGGACGAGGGCGGCTTCTTCCGCAAGATCTTCCACGCGGGGAGCGGGCGGTAG
- the rpoZ gene encoding DNA-directed RNA polymerase subunit omega: MARVTVEDCLRHVSNRFELVHLAIERVKQLRKGAEPLVRCKNKEIVVALREIAAGKVRFDNLDELAREAEERQAIKTLEAPVELPEGEAAPEAPAAAGTAPEGTPA; encoded by the coding sequence ATGGCACGAGTCACCGTCGAGGATTGCCTGAGGCACGTCTCCAACCGTTTCGAGCTGGTGCACCTGGCCATCGAGAGGGTGAAGCAGTTGCGCAAGGGGGCCGAGCCCCTGGTCCGATGCAAGAACAAGGAGATCGTGGTGGCCCTCCGGGAGATCGCCGCCGGCAAGGTCCGCTTCGACAACCTCGACGAGCTGGCCCGGGAGGCCGAGGAGCGCCAGGCCATCAAGACCCTGGAGGCCCCCGTGGAGCTGCCCGAGGGCGAGGCCGCGCCCGAGGCCCCGGCCGCCGCCGGGACGGCGCCGGAGGGAACCCCGGCCTGA
- a CDS encoding YifB family Mg chelatase-like AAA ATPase, producing MLAIARSGVALGVEAFPVAVETDVAQGLPAFTVVGLAEGAVRESRERVKSAIKNCGYPFPTRKITVNLAPADLKKDAAGLDLPMAAAVLAAGGVVPPEALDRYCLVGELSLDGSVKPARGVLPLAMAARKWQVDGLVVPAPNAREGAVVGEVPIFPVEHLSQVVDFLRGAAAIAPVQVDPATLFSDDGREDCDFQDVVGQEHAKRAIEVAAAGGHNILMVGPPGSGKTMLARRLPTILPPLAFTEALETTSVYSVAGLLDPHQALVTRRPFRAPHHTISDAGLIGGGTHPRPGEVSLAHNGVLFLDELPEFRKNALESLRQPLEDGFVTISRVSQTLTFPARVTLVCSQNPCPCGYYGDPQRPCTCHPREVHRYRRRISGPLLDRIDIQIEVPAVPYRDLARSRRGEPSAEIRRRVLAARERQHRRFAGLPLHCNAQMGAREVRRFCRLETEALSFLEEASRRLHLSARAFHRIQKIARTIADLEAAPDIRLPHVAEAVQYRSLDRGDGAA from the coding sequence ATGCTGGCCATCGCACGAAGCGGGGTGGCCCTGGGGGTGGAGGCCTTCCCCGTGGCCGTGGAGACCGACGTGGCCCAGGGCCTTCCCGCCTTCACGGTGGTAGGGTTGGCCGAGGGGGCGGTCCGGGAGAGCCGGGAGCGGGTGAAGTCCGCCATCAAGAACTGCGGCTACCCCTTCCCCACCCGGAAGATCACGGTGAACCTGGCCCCGGCGGATCTCAAGAAGGACGCCGCGGGCCTGGATCTTCCCATGGCCGCGGCGGTCCTGGCCGCCGGGGGCGTCGTCCCGCCCGAGGCCCTGGACCGCTACTGCCTGGTGGGGGAGCTGTCCCTCGACGGATCGGTGAAACCCGCCCGGGGCGTCCTTCCCCTGGCCATGGCGGCCCGCAAGTGGCAGGTGGACGGCCTGGTGGTGCCGGCGCCCAACGCCCGGGAGGGGGCCGTGGTGGGCGAGGTCCCCATCTTCCCGGTGGAGCATCTCTCCCAGGTGGTGGACTTCCTCCGGGGCGCCGCGGCCATCGCGCCGGTCCAGGTGGACCCGGCCACCTTGTTCTCCGACGACGGCCGGGAGGACTGCGACTTCCAGGACGTGGTGGGGCAGGAGCACGCCAAGCGCGCCATCGAGGTGGCCGCTGCCGGCGGTCACAACATCCTCATGGTGGGCCCGCCGGGCTCCGGAAAGACCATGCTGGCCCGGCGGCTTCCCACCATCCTGCCGCCGCTGGCCTTCACCGAGGCCCTGGAGACCACCTCGGTCTACAGCGTGGCCGGCCTCTTGGACCCCCACCAGGCCCTCGTCACGCGCCGCCCCTTCCGCGCCCCGCACCACACCATCTCCGACGCCGGCCTCATCGGGGGCGGCACCCACCCCCGCCCCGGCGAGGTGAGCCTGGCCCACAACGGGGTCCTCTTCCTGGACGAGCTGCCCGAGTTCCGGAAGAACGCCCTGGAATCCCTCCGCCAGCCCCTGGAAGACGGCTTCGTCACCATCTCCCGGGTCTCCCAGACCCTCACCTTCCCCGCCCGGGTGACTCTGGTCTGCTCCCAGAACCCCTGCCCCTGCGGCTACTACGGCGACCCGCAGCGGCCCTGCACCTGCCACCCCCGGGAGGTCCACCGCTACCGGCGCCGCATCTCCGGGCCCCTCCTCGACCGGATCGACATCCAGATCGAGGTCCCGGCGGTCCCCTACCGCGACCTGGCCCGGTCACGCCGCGGGGAACCCTCCGCCGAGATCCGGCGGCGGGTCCTGGCCGCCCGGGAACGCCAGCACCGGCGTTTCGCCGGCCTCCCCCTCCACTGCAACGCCCAGATGGGGGCCCGGGAGGTCCGCCGCTTCTGCCGCCTCGAGACCGAGGCCCTCTCCTTCCTGGAAGAGGCGAGCCGCCGGCTCCACCTGAGCGCCCGGGCCTTCCACCGGATCCAGAAGATCGCCCGGACCATCGCCGACCTCGAGGCCGCCCCGGACATCCGCCTGCCCCACGTGGCCGAGGCCGTCCAGTACCGGAGCCTCGACCGGGGGGACGGCGCCGCCTGA
- the serS gene encoding serine--tRNA ligase — MLEIRFVRDNPDLVRKALEHRGAEFDLDGLLALDADRRSLIQELESLQNRRNVLSDEIGRRKAAGEDAAELIAEMKGVSPRIKDLSARLKDVEAAFRELLLSVPNIPHASVPLGADETENVVVKRWGDIPTFTFTPAPHWDVGERLGILDFARAAKITGARFAVYHGLGARLERALIDFMLDLHREEHGYREVLPPFIVNRDSLLGTGQLPKFEEDLFRLSGTDYYLIPTAEVPVTNLHRAETLAEDDLPVKYVAYTPCFRSEAGSYGKDTRGIVRQHQFNKVELVKFARPEDSYDELETLLLDAEEVLQRLGLPYRVVALCTGDLGFSAAKTYDIEVWLPGQDRFCEISSCSNFEDFQARRADIRYRPKGAAKSRLVHTLNGSGLAVGRTVVAILENFQQADGSVAVPEALRPYLGGVERITGP; from the coding sequence ATGCTGGAGATCCGCTTCGTCCGCGACAACCCCGACCTGGTCCGGAAGGCCCTGGAACACCGGGGGGCGGAGTTCGACCTGGACGGCCTCCTCGCCCTGGACGCCGACCGCCGTTCCTTGATCCAGGAGCTCGAATCCCTCCAGAACCGGAGAAACGTCCTCTCCGACGAGATCGGCCGGCGGAAGGCGGCCGGGGAGGACGCCGCCGAACTCATCGCCGAGATGAAGGGGGTCTCCCCCCGGATCAAGGACCTCTCCGCCCGGCTCAAGGACGTGGAGGCGGCCTTCCGGGAACTGCTCCTGTCGGTCCCGAACATCCCCCACGCCTCCGTGCCCCTGGGGGCGGACGAGACGGAAAACGTGGTGGTCAAGCGGTGGGGTGACATCCCCACCTTCACCTTCACCCCGGCCCCGCACTGGGACGTGGGGGAACGGCTGGGGATCCTCGACTTCGCCCGGGCGGCCAAGATCACCGGGGCCCGGTTCGCGGTCTACCACGGCCTCGGCGCCCGGCTGGAGCGGGCCCTCATCGACTTCATGCTCGACCTCCACCGCGAGGAACACGGCTACCGGGAAGTCCTGCCGCCCTTCATCGTCAACCGCGACTCCCTCCTGGGAACCGGGCAGCTGCCGAAGTTCGAGGAGGATCTCTTCCGGCTTTCGGGGACCGACTACTACCTCATTCCCACCGCCGAGGTCCCGGTCACCAACCTCCACCGGGCCGAGACCCTGGCCGAGGACGACCTTCCGGTCAAGTACGTGGCCTACACGCCGTGCTTCCGGTCCGAGGCCGGCTCCTACGGGAAGGACACCCGGGGGATCGTGCGCCAGCACCAGTTCAACAAGGTGGAGCTGGTCAAGTTCGCCCGGCCGGAGGATTCCTACGACGAGCTCGAGACCCTGCTCCTCGACGCGGAGGAGGTCCTCCAGCGCCTCGGGCTCCCCTACCGGGTGGTGGCCCTCTGCACGGGCGACCTGGGTTTTTCCGCGGCCAAGACCTATGACATCGAGGTCTGGCTCCCGGGGCAGGACCGCTTCTGCGAGATCTCGTCGTGCAGCAACTTCGAGGACTTCCAGGCCCGGCGGGCCGACATCCGCTACCGGCCCAAGGGCGCGGCCAAGAGCCGCCTCGTCCACACCCTCAACGGCTCGGGCCTCGCCGTGGGACGCACGGTGGTGGCCATCCTCGAAAACTTCCAGCAGGCCGACGGCAGCGTGGCGGTCCCCGAGGCCCTTCGGCCCTACCTCGGGGGCGTGGAGCGGATCACCGGCCCCTGA
- a CDS encoding HAD family hydrolase — translation MNRFDLVIFDCDGVLFDSREANRAYYDRIRAEFGLPPMDEAEMDYVHMHTAQESVAFLFRDRPELLPAAEAFVATLDYSAFLHLMTPEPGFPELVEAVRPPVLTAVSTNRSTTMPELRRVFGLDRWFDRIVCALDVEHPKPHPEGVFRILEDLGVAPGRALYVGDSKVDEEVAGRAGLAFAAYRNPGLRAAFHVGRHGELLPVIRGEGRPEGLQGPVIRSTPPR, via the coding sequence GTGAACCGCTTCGACCTCGTGATCTTCGACTGCGACGGCGTCCTCTTCGACTCCCGGGAGGCCAACCGGGCCTACTACGACCGGATCCGGGCCGAGTTCGGCCTGCCGCCCATGGACGAGGCGGAGATGGACTACGTCCACATGCACACCGCTCAGGAGTCCGTGGCCTTTCTCTTCCGGGACCGGCCCGAACTCTTGCCCGCGGCCGAGGCCTTCGTGGCGACGCTGGACTACTCGGCGTTCCTCCACCTCATGACCCCCGAGCCGGGATTTCCGGAACTCGTCGAGGCCGTGCGCCCGCCGGTCCTGACCGCCGTCTCCACCAACCGCAGCACCACCATGCCGGAGTTGCGCCGGGTCTTCGGCCTCGACCGCTGGTTCGACCGGATCGTCTGCGCCCTGGACGTGGAGCACCCGAAGCCCCACCCGGAGGGGGTCTTTCGGATCCTTGAGGACCTCGGGGTGGCGCCGGGCCGGGCCCTCTACGTGGGGGATTCGAAGGTGGACGAGGAGGTGGCCGGGAGGGCCGGCCTCGCCTTCGCCGCGTACCGGAACCCCGGGCTCCGGGCGGCGTTCCACGTGGGCCGCCACGGGGAACTGTTGCCCGTCATCCGGGGGGAAGGGCGGCCGGAGGGGCTTCAGGGGCCGGTGATCCGCTCCACGCCCCCGAGGTAG
- a CDS encoding class I SAM-dependent methyltransferase: MEAALYHPEGGYYARGFRVGRAGDFVTSPHVHPLFGALCARQLLDFRSRLGGGPFRVVEQGAGAGYLAADILGYLERKAALDGVTYVVVEPFEHLKALQAERLERYGDRVRWVGAAAELSPAPGCVLTNELLDAFPVHLVVREADGFREVYVDWEGGAFREVTGPPSSPELAAEVAALPADLPPGYRTEINLEARRWLREAAGGLDRGFVLTVDYGFTRREYLHPARSGGTLLAYGGHRAFADVLQDPGTRDITAHVNFTDLARWGRRFGLQPLGYAPQWSFLASLDVEAALRDLDGGPPPPFSPQAAAVKMLLLPQGMGDSHKVFVQGKAVAAEPVPAGFRLRNLVHRLEEEP, from the coding sequence ATGGAGGCGGCGCTCTACCACCCGGAAGGGGGCTACTATGCCCGGGGTTTCCGGGTGGGCCGGGCCGGGGACTTCGTCACGAGCCCCCACGTCCACCCGCTCTTCGGCGCCCTGTGCGCCCGCCAGCTCCTGGACTTCCGGTCCCGCCTCGGCGGCGGGCCCTTCCGGGTCGTGGAGCAGGGGGCCGGCGCCGGCTACCTCGCGGCGGACATCCTGGGCTACCTGGAGCGGAAGGCGGCCCTCGACGGGGTGACGTACGTCGTCGTGGAGCCCTTCGAACACCTCAAGGCGCTCCAGGCGGAGCGCCTTGAGCGGTACGGGGACCGGGTGCGCTGGGTGGGCGCCGCCGCCGAGCTTTCCCCGGCGCCCGGGTGCGTGCTGACCAACGAGCTCCTGGACGCCTTTCCCGTCCACCTCGTGGTCCGGGAGGCGGACGGGTTCCGGGAGGTCTACGTGGACTGGGAGGGCGGGGCCTTCCGGGAGGTCACCGGGCCCCCGTCGTCCCCGGAACTGGCGGCCGAGGTGGCGGCCCTCCCGGCGGACCTTCCGCCGGGCTACCGGACGGAGATCAACCTGGAGGCCCGCCGCTGGCTCCGGGAGGCGGCGGGGGGCCTGGACCGGGGCTTCGTCCTGACCGTGGACTACGGTTTCACCCGGCGGGAGTACCTCCACCCCGCCCGGTCCGGGGGGACGCTCCTCGCCTACGGCGGCCACAGGGCCTTCGCGGACGTCCTCCAGGACCCGGGGACGCGGGACATCACCGCCCACGTGAACTTCACGGACCTGGCCCGGTGGGGCCGCCGATTCGGCCTCCAGCCCCTGGGCTATGCCCCCCAGTGGTCCTTCCTGGCCTCCCTGGACGTGGAGGCGGCCCTTCGGGACCTCGATGGCGGGCCGCCCCCGCCCTTCTCCCCCCAGGCCGCGGCCGTCAAGATGCTCCTTCTCCCGCAGGGCATGGGAGATTCCCACAAGGTGTTCGTCCAAGGGAAGGCGGTGGCGGCCGAGCCGGTTCCCGCCGGTTTCCGGCTCCGGAACCTGGTGCACCGGCTGGAGGAGGAACCGTGA
- the dnaN gene encoding DNA polymerase III subunit beta produces the protein MLRLVVEKKALSPVLARIQTIVDKKTTMNILNNVFLYTSADELFIEATDLEISYRGRVRCDEVEEQGAVTLGAKKFFEIVREFPSETIRLIEGENYWVTIGGGGKAEYRIGGLSPEDFPRFREVSHERSAEVEGALLKELLDKTLYSASHDESKYALCGVYVEEVLGEEGGTPLLRMVSSDGHRLSCAEKALDHPLGLDGGIILPRKGAAEIRRMVEGYDRVRFGVDGGFAFVAAGPEHMVLRLVDAAFPDYKAIIPAEKERSFFFDKTTFYSALKRLSIMSADSLFRGVKAAVSPGSVEVESLHKEMGEAREVVDVEYEGEPFEIAFNAKYIMDALGVMDSDRVELACNNDFSPCVIQGEKDPGFLALVMPMSLRKESGEDAEDTGNEG, from the coding sequence ATGCTTCGTCTCGTCGTGGAAAAGAAGGCGCTCTCCCCGGTCCTTGCCCGCATCCAGACCATCGTGGACAAGAAGACCACCATGAACATCCTGAACAACGTCTTCCTCTACACCTCCGCCGATGAACTCTTCATCGAGGCCACGGACCTCGAGATCAGTTACCGGGGCCGGGTCCGCTGCGACGAGGTCGAGGAACAGGGCGCCGTCACCCTCGGGGCGAAGAAATTCTTCGAGATCGTCCGGGAGTTTCCCAGCGAGACCATCCGCCTCATCGAGGGGGAGAACTACTGGGTGACTATCGGGGGCGGCGGGAAGGCCGAGTACCGGATCGGGGGCCTGAGCCCGGAGGATTTTCCGCGCTTCCGGGAGGTGTCCCACGAACGATCCGCCGAGGTGGAGGGCGCGCTGCTCAAGGAACTCCTCGACAAGACCCTCTATTCCGCCTCCCATGACGAGTCCAAGTACGCCCTGTGCGGGGTCTACGTGGAGGAGGTCCTTGGGGAAGAGGGTGGGACGCCCCTTCTGCGGATGGTGAGTTCCGACGGCCACCGCCTCAGCTGTGCCGAGAAGGCCCTGGATCACCCCCTGGGGCTCGATGGCGGCATCATCCTTCCCCGGAAAGGGGCGGCGGAGATCCGGCGGATGGTGGAGGGCTACGACCGGGTCCGGTTCGGGGTGGACGGGGGCTTCGCCTTCGTGGCCGCCGGGCCGGAACATATGGTGCTTCGGTTGGTGGATGCCGCCTTCCCGGACTACAAGGCCATCATCCCGGCGGAGAAGGAACGGAGTTTCTTCTTCGACAAGACCACCTTCTACAGCGCCCTGAAGCGCCTGTCCATCATGTCTGCCGACAGCCTCTTCCGGGGGGTCAAGGCCGCCGTCTCGCCGGGGTCGGTGGAGGTGGAGTCTCTCCACAAGGAGATGGGGGAGGCCCGGGAGGTGGTGGACGTGGAATACGAGGGCGAGCCCTTCGAGATCGCCTTCAACGCGAAGTACATCATGGACGCGCTCGGGGTCATGGATTCCGACCGCGTGGAACTGGCCTGCAACAACGATTTTTCGCCTTGCGTCATCCAGGGGGAGAAGGACCCGGGCTTCTTGGCCCTGGTGATGCCCATGTCGCTCAGGAAGGAGTCGGGCGAAGACGCCGAGGATACAGGGAACGAGGGATGA
- the gyrB gene encoding DNA topoisomerase (ATP-hydrolyzing) subunit B, which yields MTTEKTKTPRGSGYGAGQIKVLSGLSAVRKRPAMYIGNTGAEGLHHLVYEVVDNSIDEALAGFCTRIEVTLHEDGSVTVEDNGRGIPVDLHPTEGIPALELVMTRLHAGGKFDHQTYKVSGGLHGVGVSVVNALSEWLVAEVYRGGRAYRQRYRRGEVEGPLEDLGPTRKQGTKVRFKPDPEIFREGTAFEYDILQARMRELAFLNSGVKISLEDEASGVRHEYHFKGGVVSFVEYLNKNKDLVHEKPVFISGERDGVQVEAAFQYNRGYSERIQSYVNNIRTKEGGTHVAGFRQALTKCLNRYASDDVVPKKLREKMEGDDVREGLTCVLSVRVPNPQFEGQTKTKLGNTEVRSIVGSIVHEGLSTYLEENPTVAKKILAKAVEAARAREAARRAKELARKKGGGPDVMMAGKLAECQEKDPVRRELFLVEGDSAGGSAKQGRDRRFQAILPLRGKIMNVEKARFDKMLASEEIRQLIAALGTGIGKADFDPDKVRYHKVIIMTDADVDGAHIRTLLLTFFYRQMAPLVERGMLYVAQPPLYRVGLGKGKELFLVDEAALDRFLFDRISDGLRVLVEGHDVALEGRKLRDFLDRAAAYEDALEGLERKGCWRRLAEDLLRESDGALRDQAEAETLAQKLKGLGYRVGGVRAARGEEGGYEFDVGVEDLGYLTATVGPGLFQLPEFRRLRRAYGALEGLVGARMEVALKEGEAAEFSRMDELLAFIRASARKGITIQRYKGLGEMNPGQLWETTMNPEKRTLLQVSIRDADEAESLFTTLMGDKVEPRREFIQTHALEVQELDI from the coding sequence ATGACCACGGAAAAGACGAAGACACCCAGGGGTTCGGGTTACGGGGCCGGTCAGATCAAGGTCCTTTCGGGATTGTCCGCGGTGCGAAAGCGCCCGGCCATGTACATCGGCAACACCGGGGCCGAGGGTCTCCATCACCTGGTCTACGAGGTGGTGGACAACAGCATCGACGAGGCCCTGGCCGGTTTCTGCACGCGCATCGAGGTCACCCTCCACGAGGACGGGAGCGTGACCGTGGAGGACAACGGCCGGGGGATCCCGGTGGACCTCCATCCCACCGAGGGGATCCCGGCCCTGGAACTCGTCATGACCCGACTCCATGCCGGGGGCAAGTTCGACCACCAGACCTACAAGGTTTCCGGCGGGCTGCACGGGGTCGGGGTCTCGGTGGTGAACGCCCTTTCGGAGTGGCTGGTGGCCGAGGTGTACCGGGGCGGCCGGGCCTACCGGCAGCGCTACCGGAGAGGCGAGGTGGAAGGTCCCCTGGAAGACCTCGGTCCCACCCGGAAGCAGGGGACCAAGGTCCGCTTCAAGCCGGACCCCGAGATCTTCCGGGAGGGAACGGCCTTCGAGTACGATATCCTCCAGGCCCGGATGCGGGAGCTGGCCTTCCTCAACTCCGGCGTCAAGATCTCCCTCGAGGACGAGGCCTCCGGCGTCCGGCACGAGTACCACTTCAAGGGCGGGGTGGTCTCCTTTGTCGAGTACCTCAACAAGAACAAGGATCTGGTGCACGAGAAACCCGTGTTCATCTCGGGCGAACGCGACGGCGTCCAGGTCGAGGCGGCCTTCCAGTACAACCGCGGCTACTCGGAGCGGATCCAGAGCTACGTGAACAACATCCGCACCAAGGAGGGGGGAACCCACGTGGCCGGGTTCCGCCAGGCCCTCACGAAGTGCCTCAACCGCTACGCCAGCGACGACGTGGTGCCGAAGAAGCTCCGGGAGAAGATGGAAGGGGACGACGTCCGGGAGGGGCTCACCTGCGTCCTCTCCGTCCGGGTGCCCAACCCCCAGTTCGAGGGACAGACCAAGACCAAGCTCGGTAACACCGAGGTCCGGTCCATCGTCGGTTCCATCGTCCACGAGGGGCTCTCCACCTACCTGGAGGAGAATCCCACCGTGGCCAAGAAGATCCTCGCCAAGGCCGTCGAGGCGGCCCGGGCGCGGGAGGCCGCCCGGCGGGCCAAGGAACTGGCGCGGAAGAAGGGGGGCGGCCCGGACGTCATGATGGCCGGGAAGCTGGCCGAGTGCCAGGAGAAGGACCCGGTCCGCCGCGAGCTCTTCCTGGTGGAGGGCGACTCCGCCGGAGGCAGCGCCAAGCAGGGCCGTGACCGGCGCTTCCAGGCCATCCTGCCCCTTCGGGGCAAGATCATGAACGTGGAGAAGGCCCGGTTCGACAAGATGCTGGCCAGCGAGGAGATCCGCCAGCTCATCGCCGCCCTCGGAACAGGCATCGGCAAGGCCGACTTCGACCCGGACAAGGTCCGCTACCACAAGGTCATCATCATGACCGACGCCGACGTGGACGGGGCCCACATCCGGACCCTGCTGCTCACCTTCTTCTACCGGCAGATGGCCCCGCTGGTGGAGCGGGGGATGCTCTACGTGGCCCAGCCGCCGCTCTACCGGGTGGGGCTCGGAAAGGGCAAGGAGCTCTTCCTGGTGGACGAGGCCGCCCTCGACCGGTTCCTCTTCGACCGGATCTCGGACGGGCTCAGGGTGCTCGTCGAGGGGCACGACGTGGCCCTCGAGGGGCGCAAGCTCCGGGATTTCCTGGACCGGGCCGCCGCCTACGAGGACGCCCTGGAGGGACTGGAACGAAAAGGGTGCTGGCGCCGCCTGGCCGAAGACCTCCTCCGGGAGAGCGACGGGGCCCTCCGGGACCAGGCCGAGGCCGAGACCCTGGCCCAGAAGCTCAAGGGGCTCGGCTACCGGGTGGGAGGTGTCCGGGCCGCCCGCGGGGAGGAGGGGGGCTACGAGTTCGACGTGGGGGTGGAGGATCTCGGCTACCTCACCGCCACCGTCGGTCCCGGTCTCTTCCAACTCCCGGAGTTCCGCCGCCTCCGCAGGGCCTACGGGGCCCTGGAGGGCCTGGTCGGCGCCCGCATGGAGGTGGCCCTCAAGGAGGGTGAGGCGGCCGAATTTAGCCGGATGGACGAACTGTTGGCCTTCATCCGGGCCTCGGCCCGGAAGGGGATCACCATCCAGCGCTACAAGGGGCTCGGCGAGATGAACCCGGGCCAACTCTGGGAGACCACCATGAATCCCGAGAAGCGGACGCTCCTCCAGGTAAGCATCCGGGACGCCGACGAGGCCGAGAGCCTCTTCACCACCCTCATGGGCGACAAGGTGGAGCCCCGGCGGGAGTTCATCCAGACCCATGCCCTTGAGGTCCAGGAACTGGACATCTGA
- a CDS encoding DUF6485 family protein has product MECQKEKNRQRCPCTYEPCPRKGICCECLRYHLKMRQLPGCCFHEAGERTYDRSFEHFARLVQAGEV; this is encoded by the coding sequence ATGGAATGCCAGAAGGAGAAGAACCGCCAGCGCTGTCCCTGCACCTACGAGCCCTGTCCCCGGAAGGGGATCTGCTGCGAGTGCCTGCGCTACCACTTGAAGATGCGCCAACTGCCCGGTTGCTGCTTCCACGAGGCGGGGGAGCGGACCTACGACCGGAGCTTCGAGCACTTCGCCCGGCTGGTCCAGGCCGGGGAGGTCTAG